The genomic segment AGCCACTAGTGCTAAACTAGGAATGTATTTAGTTAAATCTATTTGATTGTTATTTAATAATAATTCAAATACTTTTGCTTGGTCGTGGGTTCTTTGTTTGAGATGAATTTGCAACAGTAGTTGCAAAACAACCAACTGATTTTCCGTACTGAAATACACATCATTTTCAAACGCTGTCACTATTTCAACGACGCTATTAGCACAGAGAAATGCTTCGCTATTATGTTCTTCGTGAGCTTGCTGCTGGATCATATTGAGTGTGACTAATAAAGATCGGGTGTTATCTTCAACATTTTTAGGGGCACACTGAAACGACGACATTAATATTTGTCGTTGTGCTAAGAGAAGTTCAAAATTCTCAATCAAGTTCATTCAACGCAATCCTTGCTCATACTATCCAATCATTACAGTAGGGTTTCCTACTACAATCTTACCTCCATGGGCAGTACTGTCTCCGAGTCTCGCTGCGGGTTTTCCATTAATCAGTACCGAACTTGAACCTGCGTTGATTGTATCTGGTGGGCCAACACAAATTAACTTGTCACCTTTACGAGCAGCAGGCATAGAACCAATAAGCACGTTTCCTGAGCCCATAATGACAGGTCCGCCTACATGTGGGACTGGGCCTGGGTTAGTTTTTGGGCATACATGCATAGATGTCAGTGTAGCTGCGGGCATTCCCATAAAATCTTCCTTGAATTGTTAGTCTTACATTGGAGCTATCGGCAGGGTATTAATCACTTTCTAACGGTATAACGAGCAAGTCTTGTTGCATTAAGGCTACCGCTATTTCTTTGATTAATTTTATTTGCTCACCCCTTCCTGATGCATACTCGTCATTCATCAAATAGTTGTAAATATGGCTAATTACATCCTGATGATTACGCCACATATGACGATTAGTTAAGAATTGTTCACCATAGGTTGTACTAGTTACATAGGTCTTATCAGGTATATCCAATAGTGGATCTTGAGGTTTATCAACGGGTTTGCAAATCAAATACCGATAACCAAATTGGCAAATCAACTCGTGGCCACGACAAAACGCACCCGTTAATCCAACGCCAGGGTAACTTGAAATTTGCATTGTTAATTCAACTTAATTTGCGCTGCTTTCAACGCAATACTGGTACCGTTTACTTTCACATTAGTACCTTTAATTTGAATGTTGGTACCTTCTATTGATATCGAGCCATCGCTGCTCATTTTAATCGAGGCACTACCCGTTTTAATCACGACTTCTTTCCCAGCTTCGATATTAAGCGCTTTGCCCACTTTAAGCGTGTCGTTACTGCCAATATCATCGCTACGGTCTTTACCGACTTTAAGTGTATCGTTATTGACGACTTCAGTAGTTCTATCATTACCAATTTTGCCGCTGTCATTATTAACAATATCTAAAAATCTATCATTGCCTATAGTATCTTTCTGATCGTTCTTAACATTTAATTGATGGTCTTTTTCTGCTTGTAAAAATAGCAGCTCTTTACCTTTTTCATCATCAAAGCGTAATTCATTAAAATTATCTGCGCCGCCCTCTTTAGTGCTATGCGATTTAATCCCTGACTGCGTTTTTTTAGCCGGTAAAGCATAGGGTGGCATTAGATCCGCGTTATAAACTGCGCCACTGATTATTGGTTGATCAGGATCGCCATTAATAAACTCAACTAAGACTTCTTGACCTACTCTTGGGAAGAAGAAAGCGCCCCATTTATTACCAGCCCAACTTTGGGCAACACGGATCCAGCATGAACTTTTACTATTAAATTCACCATCTCTATCCCAATGAAATTGCACCTTAACTCGGCCAAATTTATCAATATGCTGTTCATCACCAGATTCTCCAGTAACGACTGCAGTTTGCACTCCATTGATAAGCGGTTTATTGATTTGAAGTGTTGGCCGATACGGAGTTGATTTAGGCACACATTCAAAATCATTTTGATAAACACCAATTGAAGCCGATTGACCAGCGCCAGATTGGTTAGGCTGTGTTGCAGATGTCCTTAGGGCAGTAATAAGAAAACTCTTACCTTTATAACTGCTGTTTTCGTGATCCTTAAAACTAAAAAATTTACCTACACTAAAGCTGCGGCAGTCGCCTTGACCACTGCATTTATTCATGTCTTTTTGTAATGCTTCTAGTTGATTATTAGCAAATGGCTGTGCACGTTTATTTAACTCTGACTCGCCAAGGTAGTCGTAAACTTCAAGTGTACTTTGATCAGGTAAACTGGCATTGGCATGGCTGCCTGACGGATATAATTTAGGTTGTTCATAATCATAACCCTTTTGCATAAAGCCGCCACTCACCATACTCATACCGCCTTGCCAGTGAGCAACGTGTGACTCTGCTAAATGACCAGAAAAACAACGTACTTTCTCTTCTGCACAAGGTTTATAAGCTGTAATATCATCGGCAAGTACTAAGGTATGTGCACTCACGCTGTGTTCAAAAAAGAAGAAAATACCTTCTTGCTGTAATAAACGGCATACAAAATCTAAATCAGATTCAAGGTACTGAACACAATATTCGTATTTAGGGTATGTGCGCGTGGTTTTATTTTGGAAGGCAACGTTATGTTGACCAAACAAGTCACTAATAATATCGATTACTGACATGTTTTGAAAAATTCTGCAGTTACTGCGCTTTTTCATCAATGCCATTCTAGGCACGATAACAGCTTGATAATCAATATAATCTTGGGATACATCGGAAGCAGCAGTTCGCATGCCAGCTGATTCTAAGTGACTGACTACACCATGAAAATATCGAGCAGCTCCATCACTTTCTGCGTTGCGTAAAGTGATGCAAACATTTTTGCCCACAAGGCTATCTAAACTAATTTGTGTCCCAACGGTAAACATGGACACATTGATAGAAAATAACTGAGAAATGGCTTCTGTGGCAGTAAGATGCGTTAGGTATAGCGTGTCTTTACCTAATGGGGTGCTGATACTGATTATATTATTTTTTTGAGTCGCCTTTAGCATTCCTTGCCTCAGTCATTAAGAATTAAGATCTTGAGGAAACTGACGTTCCCTCAAGATTAAGATCGCAAATGGATTACATTTGTTGACCTTTAACACCGCTGTAGCCGTAACGTAGCGCTGCAGTAATGTTGTTTTTATCATCAGTAGGCGTTACTGCCATCATCATTTCAGTGTAACTGATAGTGATAGTTTCTACTGGACGATCGCCATGAACTGAAACACTGTAGCTAGAGATCATTGCATCAGTTAATTCGATTTGCATGATTTCTTCAATTTTGTCACCTTGCTTGGTCACATGGAAAATAGCTTTTTTACCTTTACCGATAGTTGCTTCTTTGAAAAGATCAGTAGAGGCATTATCTTGTAATTTAGTGATAGTTACATCACCTAAACGTGTAGAGCTCGCTTCACGGTCTTTTGCAGTACCAGTAAAAGAAGTAATTTCACGGCTAACATTCCAGTCTACTGATAACACAGTAATCATGTCTTTGAATTCTTCAGCAGTAGTTTCGCCTTTAATACCTTCATAATCTAAATACGTGTTCGCTTGCATTATTAATGCTCCTTTTGCGTGATTGTCATCCATTAATGGACAGTTTTATATAAGTTTAATAACAAACTTAATATTTCAATTTATTAAAAATGCACTTACTAACAAATAACACCCAAAAGTATTATTTATTGATAAAAGTAGATATATATTTTTAAAGCCAAAAGATTATAACAAAGGTTTTTTTTAAATCAATCGACCTTACAAAACAAGAGTTAATAATTTACAAAAATAATTAAAAGATATTAATTCAGACACTTATAAGAACCCACTACAATAAAGCTTTATATAAACCCTTATCATTTGTTATTATTAACACTGGCTAACTAATACCTAATAATTATATTTTGTAAGTCATCTCTTACTTTAAAAAAATTAAATTTATACTTTATAGGTAAATTCTTCCTTACTTACATTAACTTTGACATTATTTATTTTTTTATTAGTCGCCATATTCTGTAATATTTGTACTGAGAGTTCAGGTAACATTGAGTTTTGTAAAATATTGTGAACATTTCTGGCTCCAGAACCTGCATCTTGGCACATCGAAACGATCTTACTTACAACGTCATCGGTAAAACTAAATTTCGCCTGATAATGACCCGCAAGGCGATGACCAACTCTCGCTAACTGTAATTTAGTAATTTCACTCAACATGTCTTGAGTTAATGGAATATATGGAACCACATTGGTTCGTCCTAAAAATGCGGGTTTAAAGTAAGTCAGCAAGTCATCTTGTAAAGCTTTTCTTAAACCATTGATTGAGGGCGCCGTTTGCTCATCTTCAAATAAAGACATAGTGGTATCTGTCCCAGCATTAGAAGTCATGATGATAATTGTATTTTTAAAATCAATATCTCGCCCTTCACCATCTTTAATCATGCCTTTATCGAATACTTGATAGAAAATATCCTGTACACCAGGGTGCGCTTTTTCCATTTCATCCAATAAAATAACGCTATAAGGCTTACGACGAACAGCCTCTGTTAGCACGCCACCTTCGCCATAACCCACATAACCAGGAGGTGAACCTAATAGTAAAGAAACTTTATGTTCTTCTTTAAATTCAGACATGTTGATCACAGTCACGTTATCTTCACTACCATAAACATGCTCTGCCAAAGTTAATGCCGTTTCTGTTTTACCTACACCACTTGGGCCCGTCAATAAGAACACCCCTATTGGGCGTTTCTCATCACCTAACTGCGCTCGCGACGTTTGCACTGTCTTCGCAATCAAGTCCAAGGCATGATCCTGACCAATAACTCGTTTAGCCATAATGTCCTTTAGATTGAGCACATTGGTAATTTCATCATCCTGCATTTTACCAGCAGGGATCCCGGTCCAGTCTGAAATCACTTCTGCAACCAGTTGCTCATCAACTTGCCAATGCACCATAGGTTGTTTATTGCTTGCTAATTGTTGTTTTAGCGTCGTGAGTTCGGCAACTAACTGATCAGAATCTTCCTCTCCCTCTTGGATTTTGGTCACTAATTCTGCAATGGTTTCCACTGTTTTAAGTTCGGTTTCCCATTGCTTCATTAAAGGCTTGAGTGCTTTCTCTAACGTTTTTTGCTCTTTATTTATCTCGCTAATGACTTTCTTATGATCGGTACCCGTTTTCTGTTCTCGGGTTAAAATATCAATTTGCGTCTCAAGTTGCTGAATTTGTCTTTGTAATGATTCAACACTGCCTGGTGTTGAAGCCTGACTCATTGCAACGCGCGCACATGCCGTGTCTAACAAACTTACCGCCTTATCGGGTAGCTGCCTGCCGGTAATGTAACGATGTGATAAATTAACAGCTGCACAAAGCGCCTGATCTGACACCAAGATCTTATGGTGACTTTCCATAACAGGTAGCAAACCTCGCATCATTGCTATAGCCTGTTCTGGTTCAGGTTCTTCAATTTTAACCACCTGAAAACGTCGAGTTAACGCTGCATCTTTTTCAAAAAACTTCTTATATTCAGCCCATGTTGTAGCAGCAATTGTACGAAGTTCACCACGAGCTAATGCTGGTTTTAAAAGATTTGCAGCATCATTTTGGCCTGCCTGCCCTCCACTACCAATCATGGTATGCGCTTCATCGATAAATAGAATGATGGGTTTAACCGAGTTTTTAACCTCGTTAATCAGTGCTTTTAAGCGATTTTCAAATTCACCTTTAACACCCGCTCCGGCCTGTAGCAGGGCTAAATCCAAAGTATGAATACGGACATTTTGTAACGCTAATGGCACTTCTTTTTGGGCTATTTTTAACGCTAACCCTTCAACTACCGCTGTCTTACCCACACCTGCTTCACCAGTTAAAATAGGGTTATTTTGGCGACGACGGGTTAAAATATCGATCATCTGACGAATTTCGTTATCTCTACCTAGAATAGGATCAATTTTTCCTGCTTCAGCTTGCTGCGTTAAATTTTGGGTAAACCGATCTAAACTCGGCGTTTTACTGGGTGCATTTTCCATTGCCTGAGTCTCTTCAATATCACTACTTGATACTTTATGCTCAGTAGATTGTCTCTCAAGTTGTGACCATGCGTGCTTTAATTGCGCTGAATCGATTTTGAACAGCTGTTTCGCTGAACGAGAAACTAACGAGTTTAACGAGTCATCGGTCAATAATGTGAAAATCAAATAAGCGGTTCTGATTTCATTATCATTAAATTCAATACTGGTATTTAACCAAGTTTGTCTCAGTAGACTAACAATATGCGGCGATAAACTTGGCGCTGCGCTATTACCTGTTTTAAATTTCTCAAGGCCTTGCCTTACTTCATGAATTAATTGGTCTTTTTGGATTGAAAAACTGGCCATAATGATATCTAAATCACCTGACTCAGCCTCTAACAGCGCAAGTAACCAATGTTCAATTTCTACCGTAAATTGACTTCGGCTGTGACACACACTGGCCGCAGACTCTAAAGACTGGCGACACGTTGGATTAAGTTTCCCTACTAACTTACTTAAAGTCATCGCTGACATATTGATAATCCTTTATTAATTAAATCATTAAGCGTTTTGTTTGTTGCCCATGTTCGGTTCGGCTTAATAAACCACAACCTAACCCTAACGGCACGGCCGCTTTTGAAAGCTGAGCTTTTGGAGCATCTTGTTGTTTTACATCGAGATAAATTTTAAATTTCGCCGTTTGGCCTAAATAGCTTGATACGAGATCTTTTAACGGCTGATAACACTTCTCACCAGGCATGAATGCACTAACGGTTTGACCGTCTTTAGGTGTGAGTTGAATACTAATACTGGAATTAATATCCCAAACTCGACTGCCAATACTCGCATCTACACCTAAACGCGCGTACTGGCCTTCTGGCATTGCTCTGGAAGATAACTTGGTTTGTTCATTGGCTGAAAGCTGCTGCCAACGACCTTGAAATGACGCAATCTCGACTTCACAACCAGTAAAGTCTTTCAGCATGATTCTAAGTGATTCAGCACTCGGCGTTTTTCTATTCAAAAAACCACCGTAGTAACAGTTCAACGACTTTTTACCGCTAAGCAGACTCAGCACATGCGTAAAACTGTCTTTTTGATTATTGAAAGCTGACACACTATCTGGCGGACTATCTTGAAGCGGTTGATAGTTAACAGAGAATCGATACTTTTCCCATGCTCGATAAAATAACGAGATGATGCGATGATTAAATAAATCATAAAAATCCCGCATACCTGTGTCTTTTAAGCGCAATCGTTCAAGTAATAGCTCTGTATAATGTTGAGGTAGCACACCACTTGGGCCAGTTAACCCCATAAAGGAGACATGCATTTCTGCAGCAATTTTTTTAGCAGCACTTGCTTGGGTTAAATTCACTTTACTGATTGCTTGCCCAGG from the Shewanella japonica genome contains:
- a CDS encoding type VI secretion system Vgr family protein — translated: MLKATQKNNIISISTPLGKDTLYLTHLTATEAISQLFSINVSMFTVGTQISLDSLVGKNVCITLRNAESDGAARYFHGVVSHLESAGMRTAASDVSQDYIDYQAVIVPRMALMKKRSNCRIFQNMSVIDIISDLFGQHNVAFQNKTTRTYPKYEYCVQYLESDLDFVCRLLQQEGIFFFFEHSVSAHTLVLADDITAYKPCAEEKVRCFSGHLAESHVAHWQGGMSMVSGGFMQKGYDYEQPKLYPSGSHANASLPDQSTLEVYDYLGESELNKRAQPFANNQLEALQKDMNKCSGQGDCRSFSVGKFFSFKDHENSSYKGKSFLITALRTSATQPNQSGAGQSASIGVYQNDFECVPKSTPYRPTLQINKPLINGVQTAVVTGESGDEQHIDKFGRVKVQFHWDRDGEFNSKSSCWIRVAQSWAGNKWGAFFFPRVGQEVLVEFINGDPDQPIISGAVYNADLMPPYALPAKKTQSGIKSHSTKEGGADNFNELRFDDEKGKELLFLQAEKDHQLNVKNDQKDTIGNDRFLDIVNNDSGKIGNDRTTEVVNNDTLKVGKDRSDDIGSNDTLKVGKALNIEAGKEVVIKTGSASIKMSSDGSISIEGTNIQIKGTNVKVNGTSIALKAAQIKLN
- a CDS encoding Hcp family type VI secretion system effector, with amino-acid sequence MQANTYLDYEGIKGETTAEEFKDMITVLSVDWNVSREITSFTGTAKDREASSTRLGDVTITKLQDNASTDLFKEATIGKGKKAIFHVTKQGDKIEEIMQIELTDAMISSYSVSVHGDRPVETITISYTEMMMAVTPTDDKNNITAALRYGYSGVKGQQM
- the tssH gene encoding type VI secretion system ATPase TssH, which gives rise to MSAMTLSKLVGKLNPTCRQSLESAASVCHSRSQFTVEIEHWLLALLEAESGDLDIIMASFSIQKDQLIHEVRQGLEKFKTGNSAAPSLSPHIVSLLRQTWLNTSIEFNDNEIRTAYLIFTLLTDDSLNSLVSRSAKQLFKIDSAQLKHAWSQLERQSTEHKVSSSDIEETQAMENAPSKTPSLDRFTQNLTQQAEAGKIDPILGRDNEIRQMIDILTRRRQNNPILTGEAGVGKTAVVEGLALKIAQKEVPLALQNVRIHTLDLALLQAGAGVKGEFENRLKALINEVKNSVKPIILFIDEAHTMIGSGGQAGQNDAANLLKPALARGELRTIAATTWAEYKKFFEKDAALTRRFQVVKIEEPEPEQAIAMMRGLLPVMESHHKILVSDQALCAAVNLSHRYITGRQLPDKAVSLLDTACARVAMSQASTPGSVESLQRQIQQLETQIDILTREQKTGTDHKKVISEINKEQKTLEKALKPLMKQWETELKTVETIAELVTKIQEGEEDSDQLVAELTTLKQQLASNKQPMVHWQVDEQLVAEVISDWTGIPAGKMQDDEITNVLNLKDIMAKRVIGQDHALDLIAKTVQTSRAQLGDEKRPIGVFLLTGPSGVGKTETALTLAEHVYGSEDNVTVINMSEFKEEHKVSLLLGSPPGYVGYGEGGVLTEAVRRKPYSVILLDEMEKAHPGVQDIFYQVFDKGMIKDGEGRDIDFKNTIIIMTSNAGTDTTMSLFEDEQTAPSINGLRKALQDDLLTYFKPAFLGRTNVVPYIPLTQDMLSEITKLQLARVGHRLAGHYQAKFSFTDDVVSKIVSMCQDAGSGARNVHNILQNSMLPELSVQILQNMATNKKINNVKVNVSKEEFTYKV
- a CDS encoding PAAR domain-containing protein, translating into MGMPAATLTSMHVCPKTNPGPVPHVGGPVIMGSGNVLIGSMPAARKGDKLICVGPPDTINAGSSSVLINGKPAARLGDSTAHGGKIVVGNPTVMIG
- the tssG gene encoding type VI secretion system baseplate subunit TssG produces the protein MSTEVDFDELINQSANMSAPAKQLQAIADSPTEHDFYQAVYQFQQQLLQGKEQGHKVGHDAIPSEELLRFKSDQHLGFPGQAISKVNLTQASAAKKIAAEMHVSFMGLTGPSGVLPQHYTELLLERLRLKDTGMRDFYDLFNHRIISLFYRAWEKYRFSVNYQPLQDSPPDSVSAFNNQKDSFTHVLSLLSGKKSLNCYYGGFLNRKTPSAESLRIMLKDFTGCEVEIASFQGRWQQLSANEQTKLSSRAMPEGQYARLGVDASIGSRVWDINSSISIQLTPKDGQTVSAFMPGEKCYQPLKDLVSSYLGQTAKFKIYLDVKQQDAPKAQLSKAAVPLGLGCGLLSRTEHGQQTKRLMI